In Buchananella sp. 14KM1171, the genomic stretch TGCCCATCTTCGCCTTCTTCGCCGCCGGCGTCACCGTGATCGGCACCGAGGGGGGCGTCGGTGCGGCCCTCACCGACCCGGTCGCCATCGGCGTCTACCTGGGCCTGCCCCTGGGCAAGTTCATCGGCATCGCCGGTTCCGTCTGGCTGCTGCTGAAGTTCACCCCGCTGCAACTGGGCAAGGGCGTCATCATGCGCGACATCTCTGCGGTCGGCCTGCTCTCCGGCATCGGTTTCACCGTCTCCCTGCTGATCGCCTCCCTGGCCTTCCCCGCCGAGCCGGTGGCCTCAGACCACGCGGCCATCGCCGTCATCATCGGCTCCCTGGTCTCCGCCCTGGTGGGTGGCGCCCTGGTGCACCACCGTGCCGTGGTCCACCTGCGGGAGGACGGCCCCGCAGAGTAGCGAACGGAGGACACGGAAAGGTTGGGGTGGGCACGCGGCGCGTGCCCACCCCAACCTCGTCGGGGCGTTCCTCGGCCCAGGGCGCTGGACTTGAGGCCGGTTTGCTTCCGCCCGGCCGGCGCTGTGCAGGTGGCGGTTCGGTGGCGGGCGGTGGCGCCCCGGTGCCCCCGAGCGCACAAGCGTGCGCTCCGGGTACATCCGACCGACCGGTACCACGGCACCAAGCGGTCACACGTACCCCGTCGCAGCATTTGCGAGCTTGGGGGCCAAAGCTGGACGCCACGGTCACACCAGGAGGCACTGGCGACGCGCGGTGGCGGGCGGTGGCGGTTCGGTGCCCCCGAGCGCACAAGCGTGCGCTCCGGGTACATCCGACCGACCGGTACCACGGCACCAAGCGGTCACACGTACCCCGTCGCAGCATTTGCGAGCTTGGGGGCCAAAGCTGGACGCCGGTGCGCCTCGTAAGTGGCGAAGTGCGCAGGCGATCGAGGGCTCAGTGAACCGGTCGGAGGGTTACCCGGCCGGGTAACCCCACAATCGTTTGCGCACCGCCGGACCGGGTCCAGCCCCCACCTCGATCACCGCGATCACCGGGGCACGCGGGTCGCGGGGCTCACTCCAGGGACGGGCGCTGAGGAAATGGGCGGGTGGAACGTCGCGCCCCTGAGGAAACGCGGGAGGCCGACCCCCGCAGAGTAGGCAGCGCAGGGAACCAGGAAGGGTCGGGGTGGGCACGCGGTGCGTGCCCACCCCGACCTCCTTAACCTGGGGCGCCTCCGCTAGGCCACCGTCAGGCGCTGGGCCACGGACAGGGCGATGCCGTCCAGGATGTCGTGCTCAGAAGTCACCACGTGGGTGAGCTGCCCGCCGCGCGCCGCCACGGCCCGGGCGATGCCGCCCACCACCTCCGACCACACGATCGCGCCCGCCCCGATCACGTCCAGGCGCGCCGGGTGCATGAAGCCCATCGCCTCGCGCTGCGCGCGCGTGGAGGCGAGCATCTCCTGACAGGACTCCAGCACCTGCTCCACGCTCAGGCGGGCACCGTTGATGCGGGAGCGGTCGTAGCGGCTAAGACCCAGGGCGTGCGCGGTTAGGGTGGTCACCGAGCCCGCCAGACCAACCAGCTCCTCAGTCAACCCCAGCTGCAGGCTCTCCAGCGCCGGAGCCAGCAGGGCGCGCACATCTGCGCGCGCGGCCTCCACCGCCGCCGGGCTCGGCCGCCCGGCGGCGTCCAGACTCGCAGCCAGGTGCCGCTCGGTCATGCGCACGCAGCCCATGTCCAGGCTCAGGGCGGCCTCGGGGGCGCGCGTGCCGCGCACCAGCTCGGTGGAGCCGCCGCCGATGTCCACGATGGTGCGCTGCGGCTCGCCCTGGGCACGCTCCCCGGCCCCAGCCAGCCCCCCAGCCCTAGCCGTAGCCCCGGCCTCAGCCGACCCCTCGGCCCCACCCGTAGCCCCGGCCCCAGCCAGCAGTCCGGCCTGACTGGGCGGGGCGGCCGGGGCGGCAGCGTCGTCCACCCCAGCGCCACCACTGGCACCGCCCACCGCCACCAGGGCGCCGGTGAAGGAGAGCGTGGCCTCCTCGTCTCCGCTGATCACCTCCGGCTCCAGGCCCAGGGCGGCACGGATTCCCTCCACGAAGACCTCGCGGTTGCCGGCGTCGCGCGTAGCGGAGGTAGCCACAAAACGCGCCGCCTCCACGCCATGCCCGCGCATCAACTCGCCGTAGTCACTGGCCGCAGCAAAGGTGCGCTCCAGGGCGGCAGGATCCAGCATGCCCGTCGCGTCCACGCCGTGCCCCAACCGCACGATCCGCATCTCCCGCAACACGTCGGTCAGGCGGCCGGAAGCCCCAACCTCGGAGACGAGCAGGCGGATGGAGTTAGTTCCACAGTCGATGGCAGCAATTCGGGTCATGCGAACAATGCTGCCACCTACCACTTACGTTCATTCACACGAGCACTTGGACTTATCCCACAGACCGCGCTCCTGGGCGATCTGCAGCGCCCGGTCACCCACCGGGTTGACGCCCTCGCCCGCCGCCAGCGCGTGCCCCGCCAGGGCGTGCAGACACTTGATGCGCGTGGGCATGCCGCCGGCGCTCACCCCCGCGATCTCCGGGACCTCGCCCAGCGCGGCCCGGTCGGCCAGGTAGGCGGCGTGCGCGCGCTCGTAGGCGGCGCGCATCTCCTCGCTCTGCGCCAGCTCGGCCTTCAGCTCCTCCATGGTGTGCTCGGCCTCGAGCGTGCTCATCGCCTTCACCGCGCCCGGGTGGGTCAGGTAGAGCGTGGTGGGGAACGGCGTGCCGTCGTCCAGGCGCGGCAGCGTGCGCACCACCGCCGGGCGGCCACACACGCAGCGCGCCGCGATCGAGTGCACCCCGCGCGGCGGGCGGCCCAGCTGCTCAGCCAGCGCCTGAATATCGGCCTCGCTCACCTGTTGCTCTGCCGGGACGTTAGCGGGCGTGGGGGTGGGCGTTTCCTGGCTCATTTTTCTCCGTCTTGCTTGATGATTCCGGGCGGGGCCGTGGGCTGATCCCGCAGCGGGATCGAGCTGGGCGCCTGGCCCTGCCACAGCGTGCGCACCCACGAGTCCGGCTCGATAACGGGCCGAAGCGCGGGATCCTCGGTCTCGCTCGGGCCCGGCTGGGCTACCGAAGAGTCCGTGACAATGTAGACCTTCTCGCCCGGCTGGACGAATCCGAGCCGCTCACGCGCCTCCCGGCGCACCACGTTCGGGTCCTCCCACTTGGCCAGCTCCTGGCGCAGCTTCTCGTTGCGTTCCTGGGCCTGCGCAATCTGCTCCACCAGGTCCGCGCGCTCCGCGCGCTGGTCCATGAGAGTGCGCAGCGGGCTCATCACGATGAACGCCGCCACCACCATGCACGCCACCAGGAACAGCACCGCCATCGGGCGGGACATGGCCTTCTCCTGCGCCACCTGCTCGGTGGGGCCGGTCTCCGGCCCGCTCGACTGCCACGCCTCCTCCGCCTGGCGCGAACCGGGCCGGTCCGGGCGGCGGCGCGCCGAGTAGGCCGTGCCCCTATCCGGGCGGGCCCCCGGGCGGTCCGCCGCGCGCCCGCCACCGCCATAGCCGCCGAGCCTGGGCTGCCTGGAGCGTCCTGCGGCCGAGCCTACCGTCGTACCGGTGCCCCGCGCCGCAGCAAGACCGGTGCCCGCGGAGCCGGCAGTGCGCGTCGTGGCAAGACCGGTCGGCGGCGTGCGGTCGATCTTGGTGGTACCCATGTGCAGCACCGCGCCCCGAGCGCCCTGTTGTGCCGGCGCGCCATGCTGTGCCGCCACGCCCTGCTGGGCCGTGGGCCGCTGCTGCGCGGCCAGCCCCCGCTGAGCCCGCGTCTCCTGCTGCGGCCCCGCTCCCCGGGAGGGCGCGGCGGGCTGCACTGCGGGCCGACGCTGCCCAGCCACCCCGGTCTGCCCAGCCACCCCGGTCTGCCCGTACTGCCTGGTCTGCGCGGACTGCCTGGTCTGCGCCGAGGCTCGACGCTGCGGGAGTGCGGCCCGCTGCCCGCCCGGCTGCTGCGCCGACGCCGACGCGCCCGAGCGGTCCCTGTTACGGGGCATGACTGGGCGGCGCGGAGCTGTGGGCATGTCTCTATGCTCCCTTACCCGGGCGGGCAGGCCAAGCCGAACACACCAATTGTGCATACCTCACCCCTCCGCCCGCGCCGCGCACCGCCCTCAATGCCCGACGCCCCACCCGCCACCGCGCCCAACCCGCCCGCGCCGCGCACCGCCCTCCACGCCCGACGCCCCACCCACCACCGCGCCCAACCCGCCCGCGCCGCGCACCGCCCTCCACGCCCGACGCCCCACCCACCACCGCGCCCAACCTGCCCGGCAGCCGCTACCCCGGCAGGGACGACGCTCCGCCCGCCTCCCCCACCAGCGCCCCCGCCTGCATCGCCGGCAACGGAAAAGGGCCCGCCACCCTTGCAGGTGGCGGGCCCGAGCCCCTAGACGCTAGCGCCTAGTGGTTTCCTCAGCGACCGTAGCGACGCGGGAAGGCGGAACGACCGGCGTAAACGGCGGCGTCGTCCAGCTCGTCCTCGATGCGCAGCAGCTGGTTGTACTTGTTCACGCGCTCGCCGCGGGCCGGGGCACCGGTCTTGATCTGGCCGGAGTTGGTGGCAACGGCCAGGTCGGCGATGGTGGTGTCCTCGGTCTCGCCGGAACGGTGAGAGGTCATGGAGGCGAAGCCCGCACGGTGGGCGTTCTCCACGGCCTCCAGGGTCTCGGACAGGGAGCCGATCTGGTTGACCTTGACCAGCAGGGCGTTGGCGATGCCCTCGCGGATACCGCGAGCCAGGCGCTCCGGGTTGGTCACGAACAGGTCGTCACCCACCAGCTGCACCTTGTCGCCGACGGCGACGGTCAGGGCCTTCCAGGCGTCCCACTCGTCCTCGGACAGCGGGTCCTCGATGGAGACAACCGGGAAGTCCTCGATCAGCTTGGTGTAGTAGTCCACCATGTACTCGGTGGACTGGGCGGCACCCTCGAAGTTGTAGGCGCCGTCCTTGAAGAACTCGGTGGAGGCGACGTCCAGGGCCAGGGCCACGTCGTCGCCAGCCTTCAGGCCGGTCTTCTCGATGGCCTCAACGATCAGCTCCAGCGCAGCGCGGTTGGAGTCGAGGTTGGGGGCGAAGCCACCCTCGTCGCCCAGGCCCGTGGCCAGGCCACGGCCCTTCAGGACGGCCTTGAGGGCGTGGTAGACCTCGGCGCCCCAGCGCAGGGACTCCTTGAAGGTCGGGGCGCCCACGGGGGCGATCATGAACTCCTGGATGTCAACGTTGGAGTCTGCGTGAGAACCACCGTTGAGGATGTTCATCATGGGGACCGGCAGCACGCGGGCGTTCGGGCCACCGAGGTAGCGGAACAGCGGCAGGCCGGCGGAGTCGGCAGCGGCCTTGGCCACGGCCAGGGAGACACCGAGGATGGCGTTGGCGCCCAGCTTGGACTTGTTCGGGGTGCCGTCCAGCTCGATCAGGGTCTCGTCGATCAGACGCTGCTCGGAGGCCTCGAAGCCAACGAGCTCGGGGGCGATGATGTCGTCAACAGCATCGACAGCGCCCTGCACGCCCTTGCCGCCGTAGCGGGCCTCGCCGTCGCGACGCTCAACGGCCTCGAAAGCACCGGTGGAAGCGCCGGAGGGGACGGCGGCGCGAGCCATCGTGCCGTCGTCAAGGATTACCTCGACCTCAACAGTGGGGTTGCCGCGCGAGTCGAGAATCTCACGGCCGCCGATAGCGAGAATGGTAGCCACATGTACTCCTTCAGTTCAGTGGTCGATGCTCATCGAACACCTTTAACCCTAATGCGCCCGGTATGCCCTAGGCCATGACTTAGGGCCGTTTCGCGAGCGGTGAAGGAGGATTTGACCTGCGATTTGGGCGCAGAAAAGGGCGGCAAGGCCCTTGCCTTGCCGCCCTTTGCTATGCCGCTTGGCGCCTGGTTCCTCCCTCGGGTCAGTTGAGGGGCAGCGGGCCTTGCGCCAGCTTCGGGTCGGGCAGCAGCCACTCGTGCGCCAGGGAGCCGTCCTCGTTGCGCGGGGTGTGGCGCGGGTTGACGCGGATGTCCCCGTGCTGCACGGCCCCAAAGAAGGCCTCCTGGAAGGCGCCGTCCAGGCCGGCCTCACCAATCTTCTCCAGCATCTGGGCGCCCCGGAAGAAGTCCACGAGCGCCTGGGCCGGCTCCTCGCCCTCGTCCAGCGTGCCGGGCATGCCCTGGATGGCCTCGCCGCTCTTGATGCCCGCGATAACGTCGGCCTCGGGCACGTCGAAGGACTGGCCCACCTCCAGTACGAAGCGAGCACGCACCGCCGGGCCCAGCAGGGCGTCAGCCGGGGTCTGCGTGCCGGTGAGCTTGGTGGCCTGGTCGGCGAACTCCTCCAGGTAGTCGTAGGTGATCGCCTCGTCGTAGACCAGTGCGGCGTTGTTCGGGCTGGTTGAACACCCAGCCAGCAGGGTGGCGGCCAGGGCGGCCGCTGCGGCCACACCGAGCCTAGAAATAACCTTGCGCATCACACGCTCCTTCCTAGCGGGCCAGCCTAGTCCACTACGCCTTGATCGCGCGCAACAGGTTCCCCACCCATTCCAGCAGGGCGTCGTCCTCCAGGGGCGCGGCCCCCAGGCCGGTGCCGCGCGGCATGGGCACGGTCACGGCGCGCACGGCGGGCTTCACGGAGGAGCCCGGGTAGAGGCGTTTGAGCCGCAGCTGCAGCGAGTCGGGCACCTCCAGCGGCGCCAGGCGCACCTGCTTGCCCACGGCCACCAGCTCGCTCAGCCCCAGCTCCCGCGCGGTGGCGCGCAGACGGGCCAGTTCCAGGAGGCGCACCACCGGCTCGGGCAGGGCGCCGTAGCGGTCGGTGAGCTCCTCGGTGATCGCGCGCAGGTCCGCCTCGGTGCGGGCGGCGGAGATCTTCGTGTAGATCTCCAGGCGCAGCCGGTCGTGCTCCACGTACGAGGTGGGCACGTGGGCGTCCACGGGCAGGTCCAGGCGCACCTCCTCTTCCACCGGGCTCTTGTCTCCCCGGTACTGGGCCACGGCGTCTGCCACCATCCGCACGTAGAGGTCGAAGCCCACCCCGGCGATGTGGCCGGACTGCTCCCCGCCCAGCAGGTTACCGGCGCCGCGAATCTCCAGATCCTTCATGGCCACGTGCATGCCGCTGCCCAGGTCGGTGTGCGCGGCGATGGTGCGCAGGCGCTCATGGGCGGTCTCGGTGAGCGGAGTGTGGGTGGGGTAGAGGAAGTAGGCGTAGGCCCGCTCCCGCGAGCGCCCCACCCGCCCGCGCAGCTGGTGGAGCTGCGAGAGCCCGAAGGCGTTGGCCCGGTCCACGATCAGCGTGTTGGCGTTGGAGATGTCCAGGCCCGTCTCCACGATGGTGGTGCACACCAGCACGTCGAACTCCTGGTTCCAGAAGTCCTCGATCACGCGCTCCAGCTGCTGCTCGCCCATCTGCCCGTGGGCCACCGCGATGCGGGCCTCCGGCACCAGCTTGGCCAGTTTGGCGGCGGTGTCCTGGATGGACTGGACGCGGTTGTGCACAAAGAACACCTGCCCGTCGCGCAGCAGCTCGCGGCGGATGGCGGCGGCCACCTGCCGGTCCTCGTAGCCGCCCACGTAGGTGAGCACCGGGTGGCGGTCCTCGGGCGGGGTGGTGAGGGTGGACATCTCGCGGATGCCGGTCACGGCCATCTCGAGGGTGCGAGGGATGGGGGTGGCGCTCATGGCCAGCACGTCCACGTTGGCGCGCAGGGCTTTGAGGGTCTCCTTGTGTTCCACGCCGAAGCGCTGCTCCTCGTCGATGATGACCAGGCCCAGGTCCTTGAAGCGCACCTCTCCGGTGAGCAGGCGGTGGGTGCCGATCAGCACGTCCACCTCCCCCTTGCGGGTGGCCTCCTTGACCTCCTGGGCTTCCTTCTCGCTCTGGAAGCGGGAGAGCGCGGCCACGCGCACCGGGAAGTTCTCATACCGGGAGGTGAAGGTCTCCAGGTGCTGGCTGACCAGCAGCGTGGTGGGCACCAGCACCGCCACCTGCTTGCCGTCCTGGACGGCCTTGAACGCGGCGCGCACCGCCAGCTCGGTCTTGCCGTAGCCGACGTCCCCGCACAGCAGCCGATCCATCGGCACCTCGCGCTCCATGTCCGCCTTGATCTCGTCCATGGTGGCTAGCTGGTCGGGGGTCTCCACGAACGCGAAGGATTCCTCCAGTTCGCGCTGCCAGGGCGTGTCCGGGGAGAAGGCGTGGCCCTTGGTGGCCATGCGGGCGGCGTAGAGGCGCAGCAGCTCCTTGGCGATGTCCTTGACGGCCGCGCGCGCCTTTCCCTTGGTCTTGGCCCAGTCGGCGCCGCCCATCTTGGACAGCGCCGGGGCCTCTCCGCCGGTGTACTTGGTGACCAGGTCCAGGGAGTCGGTGGGGACGAATAGGCGGTCGCCCGGTTGGCCGCGCTTTGAGGGCGCGTATTCGATTACTAGATATTCGCGCCGCCCGGCCTTGGCACCGTGGCCGACGTTCCGCGAGATCAGTTCGATGAAGCGCCCCACCCCGTGGACTTCGTGGACGACGTAGTCGCCGGCCTGCAGTTGCAGCGGGTCTACGGCGTTGCGGCGCCGGGCGGGCACGGCCTTGTCCCTGGATTGCTCGCGCGCGGCCTTGCCGGTGACGTCGGCCTCGCCGATGACGGTGAGGGCGGCGGCGGGGGCGTGGTAGCCGGCGAGCTGGGAGGCGGTGGTGATGGTGAGGCTGCCGGGCTCGGGGGCCTGCGCGATGGCGTCCACGACCCGGGCGGGCAGCTCTGCAGCGGCGAACTGCTCCCGGAAGCGTCGGGCCATGCCGGGGCCTTGGGTGGTGACGACCACGCGGCGCCCCTGGCGCAGCCAGCGTGAAACGTCCGTGAAAAGCTGGGGGATGTTGCCTCGGTAGGGGCTGAGCTCCGTCAGCGCGGTGCCTCCCGCGCCGCCCTCCGTGGCACCATCGGCGTCGCTCTCCCCCGCCGGGTCGGGCGCCGGGGCCGCGCCGGACTCGTCCAGTTCCATGGGCCGCAGCGAGGTCAGCTGCCACCAGCCCAGGCCCCGCTCCAGGGCCAGGGAGCGGATGGCGGGCAGGGCCAGGAAGGAGGCGCGGCGCAGGTCGATGGGCATGCCGCCGCCCGCAGCGGCCGAGTGCCACGCGGCCGCCAGGAACTCGTCCGTGGTGGCCAGCAGGTCTTCCACGCGGCGGCGGATGCGCTCCGGCTCGTGCAGGAGCACCAGGCTCTGCGCATCCACCAGGGACAGCAGCGGCACCAGCTGGCCCACCAGCGCCGGGGTGAGGGCCTCCATTCCCTCCGGGGTCTGCCCATCCGCGATCCGCTCCAGCAGCTCGGCCGCACCGGGCAGCGTCGTCACCAGCTTCGCGGCGCGCTCGCGCACCTCGGCAGTGAGGGGGATCTCCCGGCAGGGCGGGGCCCACAGCTGCAGGGGCGCCTTGCCGGCCCGCGCCGCGCCGACGGCCCCCGACGCATCGGCCGCGGCGCCCGGGGAGCCCTGCGCCGGGGGCGCCGACAGCGAAGAGGCCGCCTTCTTCGTGGGCCGGGCGGCAGCGTCGTCCACCTCCAAGGCGGCGGGAGCGGGCGCGATGGAACGCTGGTCGGCAACGGTGAAGGCGCGAATCTCATCGACCTCGTCGCCGAAGAACTCCACCCGCAGCGGGTGGGCATCGGTGGGCACAAAGACGTCCAGGATGCCGCCGCGCACCGCGAACTCGCCGCGCCGCTCCACCATGTCCACGCGGGCATAACCACCGGCGGACAGGCGCGCCACCACCTCCTCCAGCGGCATCTCGTCGCCCACACGCAGGTGCAGCGGCTCGCGCTCCCCCAGCCCGCCCACCAGCGGGGCGGCCGCGGCGCGCACGGGGGCAAGCAGCACGCGGATCGGGCCGGCGTGCGCGTCCCCCTCGATCGGGTGGGCAAGGCGGCGGGCGATCGCGGCGCGCTTAGCCATCGTGTCCGCGCGCGGCGAGAGCTTCTCGTGCGGCAGCGTCTCCCACGCCGGGAAGACCGCCACCGTGCCGGCCTGCGCTGCGCCCAGGTGATCGCGGATGGCGGCGGCCAGGTCCTCCGCCTCCCGCGTGGTGGCCGTCAGCACCGTGAGCGGACGCTGCTCGCTCAGCGCGGCCAGCAGCGCGCCACGCGGGGCCAGCGGGAGGGAGAAGGTGCGCTCCCCCCGCCCCGGCGCGGCCTCCTGGGCGGCGGCGAAGACGGGGTCGGTTAGCAGCAGTGGCAGCAGTCCGGAAAGTCTCACCACTAAAGCCTACGCGCTGGCGGGCGGGGGCTCAGCCTGGACCGGAACGGACTCAGCTTCGGCGGGTACGAGCTCAGCGAAACTTGTCAAAGCCCGCCGAACCTGGCCCATAGCGGGCAGGCCATTGACAAGGCTCGGCGGCTTTGGTCAAGTTTCAAGAACGGTCGGCCTCTCGCTGGGCAGCGGCAAGCCGCCCGGTCAGGAGGCGTGCAGGCGCATCTGGGCCAGCTCCAGGCCCCGCGCGGTCACGTCCTCCACGGCATCGGCGGCCAGTTCCAGACTGAGGGCCAGGTCGGTGCGCTCCCCGGCAGCGAAGTCTGAGAGCACGTAGTCGGCCGGGTCCTGGCTGCCCGGCGGGCGCCCCACCCCGAAGCGCAGGCGCAGGTAGTCGCGCGTACCCAGCGACTGCGAGAGCGAGCGCAGTCCGTTGT encodes the following:
- a CDS encoding exopolyphosphatase; the encoded protein is MTRIAAIDCGTNSIRLLVSEVGASGRLTDVLREMRIVRLGHGVDATGMLDPAALERTFAAASDYGELMRGHGVEAARFVATSATRDAGNREVFVEGIRAALGLEPEVISGDEEATLSFTGALVAVGGASGGAGVDDAAAPAAPPSQAGLLAGAGATGGAEGSAEAGATARAGGLAGAGERAQGEPQRTIVDIGGGSTELVRGTRAPEAALSLDMGCVRMTERHLAASLDAAGRPSPAAVEAARADVRALLAPALESLQLGLTEELVGLAGSVTTLTAHALGLSRYDRSRINGARLSVEQVLESCQEMLASTRAQREAMGFMHPARLDVIGAGAIVWSEVVGGIARAVAARGGQLTHVVTSEHDILDGIALSVAQRLTVA
- a CDS encoding DUF501 domain-containing protein, whose translation is MSQETPTPTPANVPAEQQVSEADIQALAEQLGRPPRGVHSIAARCVCGRPAVVRTLPRLDDGTPFPTTLYLTHPGAVKAMSTLEAEHTMEELKAELAQSEEMRAAYERAHAAYLADRAALGEVPEIAGVSAGGMPTRIKCLHALAGHALAAGEGVNPVGDRALQIAQERGLWDKSKCSCE
- a CDS encoding septum formation initiator family protein, which translates into the protein MPTAPRRPVMPRNRDRSGASASAQQPGGQRAALPQRRASAQTRQSAQTRQYGQTGVAGQTGVAGQRRPAVQPAAPSRGAGPQQETRAQRGLAAQQRPTAQQGVAAQHGAPAQQGARGAVLHMGTTKIDRTPPTGLATTRTAGSAGTGLAAARGTGTTVGSAAGRSRQPRLGGYGGGGRAADRPGARPDRGTAYSARRRPDRPGSRQAEEAWQSSGPETGPTEQVAQEKAMSRPMAVLFLVACMVVAAFIVMSPLRTLMDQRAERADLVEQIAQAQERNEKLRQELAKWEDPNVVRREARERLGFVQPGEKVYIVTDSSVAQPGPSETEDPALRPVIEPDSWVRTLWQGQAPSSIPLRDQPTAPPGIIKQDGEK
- the eno gene encoding phosphopyruvate hydratase, which encodes MATILAIGGREILDSRGNPTVEVEVILDDGTMARAAVPSGASTGAFEAVERRDGEARYGGKGVQGAVDAVDDIIAPELVGFEASEQRLIDETLIELDGTPNKSKLGANAILGVSLAVAKAAADSAGLPLFRYLGGPNARVLPVPMMNILNGGSHADSNVDIQEFMIAPVGAPTFKESLRWGAEVYHALKAVLKGRGLATGLGDEGGFAPNLDSNRAALELIVEAIEKTGLKAGDDVALALDVASTEFFKDGAYNFEGAAQSTEYMVDYYTKLIEDFPVVSIEDPLSEDEWDAWKALTVAVGDKVQLVGDDLFVTNPERLARGIREGIANALLVKVNQIGSLSETLEAVENAHRAGFASMTSHRSGETEDTTIADLAVATNSGQIKTGAPARGERVNKYNQLLRIEDELDDAAVYAGRSAFPRRYGR
- the mfd gene encoding transcription-repair coupling factor; translated protein: MRLSGLLPLLLTDPVFAAAQEAAPGRGERTFSLPLAPRGALLAALSEQRPLTVLTATTREAEDLAAAIRDHLGAAQAGTVAVFPAWETLPHEKLSPRADTMAKRAAIARRLAHPIEGDAHAGPIRVLLAPVRAAAAPLVGGLGEREPLHLRVGDEMPLEEVVARLSAGGYARVDMVERRGEFAVRGGILDVFVPTDAHPLRVEFFGDEVDEIRAFTVADQRSIAPAPAALEVDDAAARPTKKAASSLSAPPAQGSPGAAADASGAVGAARAGKAPLQLWAPPCREIPLTAEVRERAAKLVTTLPGAAELLERIADGQTPEGMEALTPALVGQLVPLLSLVDAQSLVLLHEPERIRRRVEDLLATTDEFLAAAWHSAAAGGGMPIDLRRASFLALPAIRSLALERGLGWWQLTSLRPMELDESGAAPAPDPAGESDADGATEGGAGGTALTELSPYRGNIPQLFTDVSRWLRQGRRVVVTTQGPGMARRFREQFAAAELPARVVDAIAQAPEPGSLTITTASQLAGYHAPAAALTVIGEADVTGKAAREQSRDKAVPARRRNAVDPLQLQAGDYVVHEVHGVGRFIELISRNVGHGAKAGRREYLVIEYAPSKRGQPGDRLFVPTDSLDLVTKYTGGEAPALSKMGGADWAKTKGKARAAVKDIAKELLRLYAARMATKGHAFSPDTPWQRELEESFAFVETPDQLATMDEIKADMEREVPMDRLLCGDVGYGKTELAVRAAFKAVQDGKQVAVLVPTTLLVSQHLETFTSRYENFPVRVAALSRFQSEKEAQEVKEATRKGEVDVLIGTHRLLTGEVRFKDLGLVIIDEEQRFGVEHKETLKALRANVDVLAMSATPIPRTLEMAVTGIREMSTLTTPPEDRHPVLTYVGGYEDRQVAAAIRRELLRDGQVFFVHNRVQSIQDTAAKLAKLVPEARIAVAHGQMGEQQLERVIEDFWNQEFDVLVCTTIVETGLDISNANTLIVDRANAFGLSQLHQLRGRVGRSRERAYAYFLYPTHTPLTETAHERLRTIAAHTDLGSGMHVAMKDLEIRGAGNLLGGEQSGHIAGVGFDLYVRMVADAVAQYRGDKSPVEEEVRLDLPVDAHVPTSYVEHDRLRLEIYTKISAARTEADLRAITEELTDRYGALPEPVVRLLELARLRATARELGLSELVAVGKQVRLAPLEVPDSLQLRLKRLYPGSSVKPAVRAVTVPMPRGTGLGAAPLEDDALLEWVGNLLRAIKA